From a single Arachis hypogaea cultivar Tifrunner chromosome 3, arahy.Tifrunner.gnm2.J5K5, whole genome shotgun sequence genomic region:
- the LOC112790082 gene encoding glycerophosphodiester phosphodiesterase GDPDL3 produces MWSSSSLQQPLLLQLLVVQSLLVAVVLAQRSTTPAWNTLTGNRPLVVARGGFSGLFPDSTSLAYQFALSTSVSDVLLWCDVQLTKDGFGLCLADVKIDNDTDIANFYPNKSTTYSVNGVRSTGYFSVDYTSDQLTNVSVVQGIYSRTNLYDGLPMQTVDDIAAISKPQPGIWLNIQHDAFFSQHKLSMRSFVLAASKRVVISYISSPEVGFLRSITSRLPKVTKLVFRFMGQDVVEPSTNQTYGSLLKNLTFIKTFASGILVPKGYIWPVDSGLYLQPHTSLVSDAHKAGLEVFASDFANDNLISYNYSYDPLAEYLQFIDNGDFSVDGVLSDFPITPSEAVDCFAHLGTNATKKVNTLVISKYGASGDYPACTDLAYTKAISDGVDILDCPVQLSKDGVPFCLSSIDLIETTNAAQSTFSTLATTIPEIKSGNGIFTFSLTWDNIKSLTPSILNPYTNYSLKRNPKNRNAGEFVTLSDFLSLAKNQTSLSGVMIIVENAAYLAKKQGLGVIDSVMNALSKAGYDKPGPQKVMIRSTSSSVLLKFKEKTNYELVYEVDETISNADNAAIADIKSFASSVVINKDSVFPQDVLFLTGTTKTVSKLKSSNLSVFVETFSNEFLSQAWDFFSDATEEINSYVTGAEIDGVITDFPKTANRYRRNKCLNLGNKTPPYMAPAQPGALFQAIPPGAAPPAPAPVPPLTVSEVIEPPLPAVSKISPSPAPAGTKTGGQGNAQSRVTICAALLSFPVLLASLLLI; encoded by the exons ATGTGGAGCTCAAGTTCTTTGCAGCAACCGTTgcttctccaacttcttgttgTTCAGTCGCTTCTTGTAGCTGTGGTTTTAGCTCAGAGATCCACCACACCCGCGTGGAACACACTCACTG GAAATCGTCCATTGGTCGTAGCGCGAGGTGGTTTTTCAGGGCTATTTCCTGATTCCACAAGCCTTGCCTACCAGTTTGCATTATCAACCAGTGTATCTGATGTCCTTCTGTGGTGTGATGTGCAATTAACAAAAGATGGATTCGGCCTTTGCCTTGCAGATGTCAAGATTGATAATGATACTGACATTGCGAACTTTTACCCAAACAAGAGTACTACTTACTCAGTAAATGGTGTCCGTTCCACTGGCTACTTTTCCGTGGATTATACATCAGATCAGCTAACCAATGTCTCTG TGGTTCAGGGAATATATTCTCGAACTAATCTGTATGATGGCTTGCCAATGCAAACTGTTGACGATATAGCTGCGATATCAAAACCACAACCAGGCATATGGCTGAATATTCAG CATGATGCATTCTTTTCGCAACACAAGTTGAGTATGAGAAGCTTTGTACTTGCAGCTTCTAAAAGGGTAGTTATCAGTTATATCTCATCACCGGAGGTTGGCTTTTTGAGAAGTATAACATCACGGCTCCCGAAAGTAACGAAGTTGGTATTCAGGTTCATGGGACAGGATGTTGTAGAACCATCAACTAATCAAACTTATGGTTCACTCTTAAAGAATCTTACATTTATCAAGACATTTGCTTCTGGAATTCTTGTTCCCAAGGGATACATATGGCCCGTAGATTCAGGCCTTTATCTGCAGCCTCATACCTCATTGGTCTCAGATGCACATAAAGCAGGGCTGGAAGTTTTTGCATCTGATTTTGCAAATGATAATCTAATTAGCTACAATTACAGTTATGATCCTCTTGCTGAGTACCTCCAATTCATCGACAATGGTGACTTCTCTGTTGATGGTGTGCTATCTGACTTCCCCATAACACCATCTGAAGCTGTTg ATTGCTTTGCACATCTAGGAACCAATGCCACAAAAAAAG TTAACACTTTGGTTATCTCAAAATATGGAGCAAGTGGAGATTATCCTGCTTGTACCGATTTAGCTTATACAAAAGCCATATCAGATGGTGTGGATATTCTCGACTGTCCAGTTCAATTGTCTAAAGATGGAGTACCATTTTGCTTGAGTTCCATTGATCTTATAGAGACTACTAATGCCGCTCAGTCAACCTTCAGCACACTTGCCACAACTATCCCAGAGATTAAGTCTGGCAATGGCATATTTACATTCAGCTTGACTTGGGATAACATAAAAAGCCTGACCC CCTCAATATTGAACCCCTATACCAATTATTCATTGAAAAGAAATCCAAAGAATAGGAATGCTGGGGAATTTGTAACATTATCGGATTTCCTATCCTTGGCAAAAAACCAGACTTCTCTGTCAGGTGTCATGATCATTGTTGAG AATGCAGCATATCTGGCAAAGAAGCAGGGGTTAGGTGTGATTGATTCAGTCATGAATGCTTTGAGCAAAGCAGGTTATGATAAACCGGGACCACAGAAAGTTATGATTCGATCCACTAGTAGCTCTGTACTACTGAAGTTCAAGGAGAAGACCAATTATGAGCTTGTCTACGAGGTTGATGAGACTATCAGCAATGCAGATAATGCCGCCATTGCGGATATAAAAAGCTTTGCAAGTTCTGTGGTTATCAACAAGGATTCTGTATTTCCTCAGGATGTTCTCTTCTTGACAGGCACTACAAAGACTGTGTCAAAACTAAAATCTTCTAACCTCTCGGTTTTCGTGGAAACATTCAGCAATGAGTTTCTTTCTCAGGCATGGGATTTCTTCTCAGATGCAACTGAGGAGATCAACTCATATGTTACAGGAGCAGAAATTGATGGTGTCATCACAGACTTCCCAAAAACTGCAAATAGATACAGAA GGAACAAGTGCTTAAATTTGGGTAACAAGACACCTCCTTACATGGCACCTGCTCAACCAGGTGCTCTTTTTCAAGCCATTCCGCCCGGCGCAGCACCACCGGCTCCTGCACCGGTTCCACCTTTAACAGTCTCTGAAGTGATAGAGCCACCACTGCCCGCAGTTTCCAAAATATCCCCATCTCCGGCTCCTGCCGGAACCAAGACAGGAGGCCAGGGGAATGCACAGTCCAGGGTCACCATCTGCGCCGCCTTGTTAAGTTTCCCCGTTCTACTAGCTTCCCTTCTTTTGATTTGA